In Desulfomicrobium apsheronum, a single window of DNA contains:
- a CDS encoding 4Fe-4S dicluster domain-containing protein: MSNYRMKLDKKRCIHCKACEVHCKVKNNNPVGIKYAVHTSGKPELKDGKIVMKASFRSCYHCDDPACVAACPTEAMVRRESDGLVYVVKELCIGCEACIEACPWNIPVLHEEENIVGKCDYCMDRLDAGLEPACVTACTTHALCLERKK, translated from the coding sequence ATGAGCAATTACAGAATGAAACTGGACAAGAAGCGTTGCATTCACTGCAAGGCCTGTGAAGTGCACTGCAAGGTCAAGAACAATAATCCCGTCGGGATCAAATACGCCGTACACACCTCCGGCAAGCCGGAACTCAAAGACGGCAAAATCGTGATGAAGGCCTCTTTTCGAAGCTGCTATCATTGTGACGACCCCGCCTGCGTTGCGGCCTGTCCCACGGAAGCCATGGTACGCCGCGAGTCCGATGGACTTGTGTACGTGGTCAAGGAATTGTGCATCGGATGCGAGGCGTGTATCGAGGCGTGTCCCTGGAACATCCCCGTCCTGCACGAGGAAGAAAACATCGTCGGGAAATGTGATTATTGCATGGACCGCCTTGATGCCGGTCTGGAACCGGCCTGCGTGACTGCTTGCACCACGCATGCGCTGTGTCTGGAACGCAAAAAGTAA
- a CDS encoding molybdopterin-dependent oxidoreductase has protein sequence MTATKSVFSVCGMCTVRCPIQVDVQDGKAVRVQGNEFSPLKKGLCARGAAGIALEQDPEKPQTPLIRVGERGEGKWKAVSWDEALDYVADKLKGIMAEHGPRSVLWSDRGGPFPDLHQAFMRGIGSPNYCNHDASCARNVQHGAQSVIGVGRKMVAYDLRNAKHIILQTRNIMEAINVAEVNAALDGIAGGAKLTVIDIRGNVSASKADNFFLIRPGTDYGFNLGVIHALIYEGLYNKEYVEQFVDGFEQLKEFVKPYTPEWAAAETGASAEAIVDLARQLSAAAPSVVWHPGWMVARYNDSFQVCRTAYIINALLGSIGAKGGLPFVNAAKEVGRKGLKKLVDLFPKPEEKRADGVGWKYPQFDGGPGLVNLAYDAIVTGEPYPVKAYLCFRHDPLMAMPDPEALKKKWAGLDLLVSITFSWSDTAWNSDVVLPLSTYLARESIIAGKSGLKPQFFVRHRAQEPTFDSKADWEIICGLAKRLGLDPLAFETIEDLWNYQLQETGVSIEDFQAKGFVELADKPLYRPMSEIKLPTPSGKIEMSSGKWAKAGHDTLPPYISPARPPQGMFRIAFGRVGVHTQGHTVNNPLLAEQMPENVAWIHTSRAAEMGIADGDLVEVFSVRGESGRIRAFVTDCVHPEALFMVHGFGHKLPVESRAIGKGAADHELMPGGLESWDKGGGCLSMQEHFVGVRKI, from the coding sequence ATGACGGCAACAAAATCAGTGTTCAGTGTCTGCGGCATGTGCACCGTGCGCTGCCCAATCCAGGTGGATGTGCAGGACGGCAAGGCCGTTCGCGTCCAGGGTAACGAATTTTCTCCGCTCAAGAAGGGACTTTGCGCCCGTGGGGCGGCAGGTATCGCCCTGGAGCAGGATCCGGAAAAGCCCCAGACTCCGCTCATTCGCGTGGGCGAGCGCGGCGAAGGCAAATGGAAGGCCGTGTCCTGGGACGAAGCCCTGGACTACGTTGCCGACAAACTCAAGGGCATCATGGCCGAGCACGGCCCCCGTTCGGTGTTGTGGAGCGATCGCGGAGGTCCCTTCCCGGATCTGCATCAGGCCTTCATGCGCGGCATCGGCTCGCCCAACTATTGCAACCATGACGCCTCCTGCGCCCGCAACGTGCAGCACGGCGCGCAGTCCGTCATCGGCGTGGGCCGCAAGATGGTGGCCTATGACCTGCGCAACGCCAAGCACATCATCCTCCAGACCCGCAATATCATGGAGGCCATCAACGTGGCCGAGGTCAACGCCGCCCTGGATGGCATCGCCGGGGGCGCAAAGCTGACGGTCATCGATATCCGCGGCAACGTCAGCGCGAGCAAGGCCGACAATTTCTTTCTCATCCGCCCGGGTACGGACTACGGCTTCAACCTCGGCGTCATTCACGCGCTCATTTACGAGGGTCTCTACAACAAGGAATACGTCGAGCAGTTCGTGGACGGCTTCGAGCAGCTCAAGGAATTCGTGAAGCCCTACACGCCCGAGTGGGCCGCCGCCGAGACCGGCGCTTCGGCCGAGGCCATCGTCGATCTGGCCCGCCAGCTGTCCGCAGCCGCCCCGAGCGTGGTCTGGCATCCCGGCTGGATGGTCGCCCGCTACAACGACTCCTTTCAGGTCTGCCGCACAGCCTACATCATCAACGCTTTGCTCGGTTCCATTGGTGCCAAGGGTGGACTGCCGTTCGTCAACGCGGCCAAGGAAGTGGGCCGCAAGGGCTTGAAGAAGCTGGTCGATCTTTTCCCCAAGCCGGAAGAGAAGCGGGCCGACGGCGTGGGCTGGAAATACCCGCAGTTCGATGGCGGCCCGGGCCTTGTGAACCTTGCCTATGACGCCATCGTCACGGGCGAGCCGTATCCCGTCAAGGCCTACCTGTGTTTCCGCCACGATCCGCTCATGGCCATGCCCGATCCCGAGGCGCTGAAGAAAAAATGGGCCGGGCTCGACCTTCTGGTCAGCATCACCTTCTCCTGGTCCGACACGGCCTGGAATTCGGATGTGGTCCTGCCCCTGTCCACCTACCTGGCGCGCGAGAGCATCATCGCCGGCAAATCGGGCCTCAAACCCCAGTTCTTTGTCCGCCACCGGGCTCAGGAGCCGACCTTTGACTCAAAGGCCGACTGGGAAATCATCTGCGGTCTGGCCAAGCGCCTGGGTCTTGATCCTTTGGCCTTCGAGACTATCGAGGACCTCTGGAACTACCAGTTGCAGGAAACCGGCGTGAGCATCGAGGACTTCCAGGCCAAGGGTTTTGTGGAATTGGCCGACAAGCCTCTGTACCGCCCCATGTCCGAAATCAAGCTGCCCACGCCATCGGGCAAGATCGAGATGTCGAGCGGCAAGTGGGCCAAGGCCGGGCATGACACCCTCCCTCCGTACATTTCTCCGGCACGTCCGCCGCAAGGGATGTTCCGCATCGCCTTTGGCCGGGTCGGCGTGCACACCCAGGGGCACACGGTCAACAATCCTCTCCTGGCCGAACAGATGCCCGAGAACGTGGCCTGGATTCACACCAGTCGCGCCGCCGAGATGGGCATCGCCGACGGCGACCTGGTCGAGGTCTTCTCGGTCAGGGGCGAAAGCGGAAGGATTCGAGCTTTTGTGACGGATTGCGTGCATCCGGAAGCCCTGTTCATGGTTCACGGATTCGGGCACAAGTTGCCGGTCGAATCGCGAGCCATAGGCAAGGGCGCGGCCGACCATGAGCTCATGCCCGGCGGTCTGGAAAGCTGGGACAAGGGCGGGGGATGTCTCTCCATGCAGGAACATTTTGTCGGCGTGCGCAAAATCTAG
- a CDS encoding SH3 domain-containing protein: MKTILRGLILGVWAAVFITLLSACAGKPGSEIKPDSGPTLVERDETPQGPALLSEIVLAVPQRASLAVPVSDQPLMAPAEQAAMHNQALERFFAPWKQVRASLSAKDISWGVRGLGSKQGYAENLQPYPQDRWVHVVALQDLPTYPSLSAPAITVRNTAMRVLPSNRPFFLDPKRPGEGFPFDYFQNTAVWMGTPVFITHVSLDRAWYYVETAFANGWVRSEDVALTDANFCAQYESRAMVALRKDETSLVGQGMFLGQTHIGAIFPLHSRGGQGFMVKVPVRDATGRAKVALAELGYLQASRMPLPLTSRTVAELADAMSGQLYGWGGMFENRDCSSAMRDLFLPFGIWLPRNSSQQAKHGGEHLSLEGLDAAAKLNAIRTQGVPFASLVWLPGHIGLYLGTSDRNEPLMLHNLWGVRTVLPEGGEGRAVVGRLVISTLRPGEERDDVGRDDFLDKVRGLTLIGAKSSMIEK, from the coding sequence ATGAAGACAATTTTGCGCGGTTTGATTCTCGGGGTGTGGGCGGCGGTTTTCATCACGCTCCTGAGCGCCTGTGCCGGCAAGCCAGGGTCCGAAATCAAACCTGACTCTGGGCCGACGCTGGTGGAGAGGGACGAGACGCCGCAGGGTCCGGCCCTGCTTTCGGAAATCGTCCTGGCTGTGCCGCAGCGGGCAAGCCTTGCAGTGCCGGTGTCGGATCAGCCGCTCATGGCCCCGGCGGAGCAGGCCGCCATGCACAACCAGGCCCTGGAGCGCTTTTTTGCGCCGTGGAAGCAGGTGCGTGCGTCATTGTCCGCGAAAGACATTTCCTGGGGCGTGCGCGGCCTTGGATCCAAACAGGGCTACGCCGAAAATCTGCAGCCGTATCCGCAGGACAGGTGGGTGCATGTCGTGGCCTTGCAGGATCTGCCCACATATCCCTCCTTGAGCGCTCCGGCCATCACCGTACGCAACACCGCCATGCGCGTACTGCCCTCGAATCGGCCGTTTTTTCTGGATCCGAAACGGCCCGGCGAAGGCTTTCCCTTCGACTATTTTCAGAACACCGCCGTGTGGATGGGCACGCCCGTCTTCATCACCCACGTCTCTTTGGACCGGGCCTGGTATTACGTCGAGACGGCCTTTGCCAACGGCTGGGTGCGTAGCGAAGACGTGGCCCTGACGGACGCGAATTTTTGCGCGCAATACGAATCAAGGGCCATGGTGGCCCTACGCAAGGACGAGACCTCGCTGGTCGGGCAGGGCATGTTTCTGGGGCAGACCCATATCGGGGCCATTTTTCCCCTGCATTCCCGGGGAGGGCAGGGTTTCATGGTCAAGGTCCCTGTCCGGGACGCCACGGGCCGGGCGAAGGTGGCCCTGGCCGAGCTTGGCTATCTGCAGGCGTCGCGCATGCCCCTGCCGTTGACTTCGCGCACCGTGGCGGAGCTGGCCGACGCCATGTCCGGGCAGCTCTACGGATGGGGCGGCATGTTCGAGAATCGCGACTGCTCATCCGCCATGCGTGATCTGTTCCTGCCCTTTGGCATCTGGCTGCCGCGCAATTCCTCGCAGCAGGCGAAACACGGAGGAGAACACCTCTCCCTGGAGGGGCTGGACGCTGCCGCCAAGCTGAACGCCATCCGCACCCAGGGCGTGCCGTTTGCCTCCCTTGTCTGGCTGCCGGGCCATATCGGACTCTATCTCGGCACAAGCGACCGGAATGAACCGCTCATGCTGCACAACCTGTGGGGAGTGCGCACCGTTTTGCCGGAAGGGGGCGAAGGGCGGGCCGTGGTCGGACGTCTCGTCATCTCGACCCTGCGGCCCGGCGAGGAGCGGGACGATGTGGGCCGGGACGACTTTCTGGACAAGGTGCGCGGATTGACGCTGATCGGCGCGAAGTCTTCCATGATCGAGAAATAG
- a CDS encoding YitT family protein encodes MNSKLRLYAYSIPWNIFLLTVGSFLVAMSIKSVAVPHGFVTGGVSGIALLIYYFTATLTPGLWLFVLNIPIAVIGWVMISRRFVLYTAYGMCAITAWMEIISFTLPVHDHLLAAIAGGAMLGAGAGISMRSLGSTGGLDILGILLHQRFGFRIGQVSFIFNAALFTISFSLLETDMVLYSLIMVFVTSQIMDYVLSMFNQRKLVFIISDHAQVISDAIIKSANRGVTLLEGRGGYTGQPKQVVMTVVNNVQQKKLEELIFTLDPDAFVIFENTFNVIGKGFSRRKVY; translated from the coding sequence ATGAACTCCAAACTTCGGCTCTACGCCTACTCCATCCCGTGGAACATATTTCTCCTGACCGTGGGCAGCTTCCTTGTCGCCATGTCCATCAAGTCGGTGGCCGTGCCGCACGGATTCGTGACCGGTGGCGTGTCGGGCATCGCCCTTTTGATCTACTACTTCACGGCAACGCTGACTCCGGGACTGTGGCTCTTCGTCCTGAACATTCCCATCGCCGTGATCGGCTGGGTCATGATCAGCCGCAGATTCGTGCTGTATACGGCCTACGGCATGTGCGCCATCACGGCCTGGATGGAGATCATCAGCTTCACCCTTCCCGTGCACGACCATCTGCTCGCGGCCATTGCCGGCGGGGCCATGCTCGGCGCAGGAGCGGGAATAAGCATGCGTTCCCTCGGATCTACCGGCGGACTCGATATTCTCGGCATCCTCCTGCACCAGCGTTTCGGATTCCGCATCGGCCAGGTCAGTTTCATTTTCAACGCGGCCCTGTTCACCATCAGCTTCTCGCTGCTGGAGACGGACATGGTGCTCTATTCCCTGATCATGGTTTTCGTGACCAGCCAGATCATGGATTATGTCCTGAGCATGTTCAATCAGCGCAAGCTCGTGTTCATCATCTCCGATCACGCCCAGGTCATTTCGGACGCCATCATCAAGAGCGCCAACCGGGGCGTGACCCTGCTCGAAGGACGCGGCGGGTACACCGGGCAGCCCAAGCAGGTGGTCATGACCGTGGTCAACAACGTGCAGCAGAAAAAGCTTGAGGAATTGATATTCACTCTCGATCCCGACGCTTTCGTCATTTTTGAAAACACGTTCAACGTCATCGGCAAGGGGTTTTCCCGGCGCAAGGTGTATTGA
- a CDS encoding acetate--CoA ligase family protein has translation MSIKVATHIDFTAMTQIFAQAERKGRDLLYEHEVYSLLRNLGSETPPRSLLLLAGTRPSDEELLALPGDRVVLKIVSPYIVHKSDVGGVRIVPKHPDKIRSTWRRMMYEVAENYADRIERRPTHAPAHYQGLTGDALVSAISQDIQGVLLVQFIPPDATSFGNELIVGLRATREFGMVLTAGVGGTDTELLADNFRKNRSIVSASTELNDGESFFELFRRTVAYKVLAGKTRGQKRAVADEQLIECFSAFIQVGNFFSPTAGDAPFVIEELEINPFAFSDFMMVPLDGMCRFSLPQKTLAAPRPVEKIHTLLHPVRIALIGVSTSRQNFGRVILQNVLAHGFPADRITVIHPSATEIDGVACARELSALSEPVDLFVVAVAAENLPELIEEIMNCKKAASVLLIPGGLGETQDSRAMAEKIMSRIDDGHRQGDGPVFLGGNSMGVISHPGNYDTWFIPENKLPKGRGQHHRNSAFISQSGAFMATRMSRAPELDPAYLISIGNQNDLTLGDFMAYFKSHPDTDVIGVYCEGFNDLDGVHFTRAVREAVLAGKEIIFYKAGRTPEGKTATSSHTASLAGDYTVCESCLTQAGAMVARSFNQFTELYMLAKGLHGKAIAGNRMAAVSTAGYEAVGMADNITADDFELRMAAFRPATRQRISRALADCGLDRLVEVKNPLDMNPAATDELFTEVVEALAADPGVDLAVVGMIPLTPSLSSLDMDASQNIAERIGAIARHSPKPIVAVVDGGEMYNPFAAMLRERGMPVFRDADRAVRALGLYVQARLGAENLRCRRGGNVEEKKASPLRSGADS, from the coding sequence ATGAGCATCAAAGTCGCCACGCATATCGATTTCACGGCCATGACCCAGATTTTTGCGCAGGCCGAGCGCAAGGGACGAGACCTCCTCTACGAGCACGAGGTCTACAGCCTGCTGCGCAACCTCGGCTCCGAGACGCCGCCGCGCAGCCTCCTGCTCCTGGCCGGAACACGCCCTTCTGACGAAGAACTGCTGGCCCTGCCCGGCGACAGGGTCGTGCTCAAGATCGTCTCGCCCTACATCGTGCACAAGAGCGACGTCGGCGGCGTGCGCATCGTCCCCAAGCATCCGGACAAGATCCGCTCGACCTGGCGGCGCATGATGTACGAGGTCGCCGAAAACTACGCCGATCGCATCGAACGCCGCCCCACCCATGCCCCGGCGCACTATCAGGGACTGACCGGCGACGCGCTGGTCTCGGCCATCTCCCAGGACATTCAGGGCGTGCTCCTGGTGCAGTTCATTCCGCCGGACGCCACCTCATTCGGCAATGAGCTCATTGTCGGCCTGCGCGCCACGCGTGAATTCGGCATGGTCCTCACCGCCGGAGTCGGCGGCACGGACACGGAGCTTCTGGCCGACAATTTCCGCAAGAACCGCAGCATCGTCTCGGCCTCCACCGAACTCAACGACGGCGAGTCCTTTTTTGAACTCTTCAGGCGCACCGTGGCCTACAAGGTCCTGGCCGGAAAGACGCGCGGGCAGAAACGCGCGGTCGCCGACGAACAGCTCATCGAATGCTTCTCGGCCTTCATCCAGGTCGGGAACTTCTTTTCGCCCACGGCCGGGGACGCCCCCTTTGTCATCGAGGAACTGGAGATCAATCCCTTCGCCTTTTCGGACTTCATGATGGTGCCGCTTGACGGAATGTGCCGGTTCTCGCTGCCGCAAAAGACGCTGGCCGCCCCCAGGCCAGTGGAAAAAATCCACACCCTGCTGCATCCGGTCCGCATCGCTCTCATCGGGGTGTCCACATCCCGCCAGAACTTTGGCCGCGTCATCCTGCAGAACGTCCTGGCCCACGGTTTTCCGGCGGACAGGATTACGGTCATCCATCCGTCCGCCACGGAAATCGACGGCGTCGCCTGCGCCCGGGAGCTGTCTGCCCTCAGCGAACCGGTGGACCTCTTCGTAGTGGCCGTGGCGGCCGAAAACCTGCCGGAACTGATCGAAGAGATCATGAACTGCAAAAAAGCCGCATCCGTACTGCTCATCCCGGGCGGCCTGGGTGAAACGCAGGACAGCAGGGCCATGGCCGAGAAGATCATGTCCAGGATCGACGACGGCCACAGACAGGGCGATGGGCCCGTCTTCCTGGGCGGCAATTCCATGGGCGTCATTTCCCACCCCGGGAATTACGACACCTGGTTCATCCCCGAAAATAAACTGCCCAAGGGCCGGGGACAGCACCATCGCAACTCCGCCTTCATCAGCCAGTCCGGAGCGTTCATGGCCACACGAATGAGCCGCGCCCCGGAGCTGGACCCGGCCTATCTGATCTCCATTGGCAACCAGAACGACCTGACCCTTGGTGACTTCATGGCCTATTTCAAGAGCCATCCGGACACGGATGTGATCGGGGTCTACTGCGAAGGATTCAATGACCTTGACGGCGTGCACTTCACCCGCGCGGTGCGGGAGGCGGTCCTGGCCGGCAAGGAAATCATCTTTTACAAGGCCGGGCGCACGCCCGAGGGCAAGACCGCGACATCCAGCCACACGGCCTCCCTGGCGGGAGACTACACGGTCTGCGAATCCTGCCTGACCCAGGCCGGGGCCATGGTGGCCAGATCCTTCAACCAGTTCACGGAACTCTACATGCTGGCCAAGGGGCTGCATGGCAAAGCCATTGCCGGCAACCGCATGGCCGCCGTCTCCACGGCCGGATACGAGGCGGTGGGCATGGCCGACAACATCACGGCCGACGACTTCGAGCTGCGCATGGCCGCGTTCCGTCCCGCCACAAGGCAGCGCATCTCCAGGGCCCTGGCGGACTGCGGGCTCGACAGGCTGGTCGAGGTCAAGAACCCGCTGGACATGAACCCCGCGGCCACCGACGAACTTTTCACGGAGGTCGTGGAAGCGCTGGCGGCGGACCCGGGCGTGGATCTGGCCGTTGTCGGCATGATTCCGCTCACTCCGTCCCTGTCCTCCCTGGACATGGACGCAAGTCAGAACATCGCCGAGCGCATCGGCGCCATCGCACGCCACAGCCCCAAGCCCATCGTGGCCGTGGTCGACGGCGGCGAGATGTACAACCCCTTCGCGGCCATGCTGCGCGAACGGGGCATGCCCGTGTTCAGGGATGCGGACAGGGCCGTGCGGGCCCTCGGGCTGTATGTTCAGGCCCGACTTGGAGCGGAAAACCTGCGCTGCAGGAGAGGAGGAAACGTGGAAGAAAAAAAGGCTAGTCCTCTGCGTTCCGGCGCAGATTCTTGA
- the arfB gene encoding alternative ribosome rescue aminoacyl-tRNA hydrolase ArfB yields MFITPRVHIEDEDIRLEFIRSSGPGGQNVNKVATAVRLRVRLDAIRGLDEDGMARLEALAGKRLTVDGELVIRAESHRTQEANRKAALERLAHLVAQAAVRPKPRRATKPTRASKERRLASKAKQSRLKNLRRNAED; encoded by the coding sequence ATGTTCATCACACCCCGCGTACATATCGAAGACGAGGACATCCGCCTCGAATTCATCCGCTCCTCCGGTCCCGGCGGCCAGAATGTGAACAAGGTGGCCACGGCCGTGCGTCTGCGCGTTCGCCTGGACGCGATTCGCGGACTGGACGAGGACGGGATGGCCCGTCTTGAAGCGCTGGCCGGAAAGCGGCTCACCGTGGACGGTGAGCTGGTCATCCGGGCCGAGTCGCATCGCACCCAGGAGGCCAATCGCAAGGCTGCCCTTGAGCGCCTGGCGCATTTGGTGGCCCAGGCCGCCGTGCGCCCCAAGCCTCGCCGGGCCACGAAACCCACCCGGGCTTCCAAGGAGCGGCGTCTGGCATCCAAGGCCAAACAGTCACGTCTCAAGAATCTGCGCCGGAACGCAGAGGACTAG